Proteins co-encoded in one Leptodactylus fuscus isolate aLepFus1 chromosome 4, aLepFus1.hap2, whole genome shotgun sequence genomic window:
- the PAG1 gene encoding phosphoprotein associated with glycosphingolipid-enriched microdomains 1, producing MAPILQRIAGSWELSSEQVLLISYGGVAVVSTLLVITVLIFLCSSCDRGKKNKNLNGDHENLMNAPSDKETHSHSVTSLGTEAPASSYRNGAVSTGDVSEDSAATCVPTYEDVQSSLPDLCDPQDFTGKSMRCPQTRELPQIPPDNNVESESLEDDVPMYNEGPYEVLKDSSSHDNIIEDSLYETVKELKDISSSASAEEKSLTMNIQHLANAECKMEAVVEYASVDHNRKSRQSINTQSAGSTPTYQDDDIPPPLPKKLLDENENVQSKETEEEKQELESGACTDDKRQSCISYKSREEDPCLTEDDISAMYSRVSRTGQSLRLQEDLSHYSYIQDVEISPTACNGTYATVRDLDKSPNLIGLPPSMDIINGGPDPEYEAIATLSHEEDRTIPFSQSCQGVLQHAESDYESIGDLQQNGDYTRL from the exons ATGGCCCCGATCTTACAGAGAATAGCTGGGAGCTGGGAGCTCAGCAGTGAACAAGTCCTCCTTATATCCTATGGCGGAGTAGCCGTTGTATCAACATTGCTTGTTATCACCGTCCTCATCTTCCTCTGCTCCAGCTGTGACAG agggaagaaaaataaaaatctaaatggTGACCATGAGAACCTGATGAATGCG CCTTCTGACAAGGAAACACACAGCCACTCAGTGACTAGCCTGGGAACGGAGGCGCCGGCCAGCAGTTACCGGAACGGTGCGGTCAGCACTGGTGATG ttTCAGAGGACAGCGCAGCAACCTGTGTTCCCACATATGAGGATGTGCAGAGCTCACTCCCCGACCTGTGCGATCCTCAGGACTTCACTGGCAAGTCTATGAGATGCCCTCAGACCCGAGAGCTGCCTCAGATCCCTCCAGATAATAATGTGGAATCTGAAAGTCTCGAGGACGATGTTCCTATGTATAATGAGGGGCCGTATGAGGTCCTGAAAGACAGCTCTTCCCATGACAACATCATTGAGGACTCTCTCTACGAGACAGTGAAAGAACTAAAGGACATCAGCTCATCGGCCAGTGCGGAGGAGAAGAGTCTGACCATGAATATCCAGCATCTAGCAAATGCCGAGTGTAAAATGGAGGCGGTTGTAGAATACGCCTCTGTGGACCATAATAGAAAGAGCAGGCAAAGTATCAATACTCAGAGTGCGGGAAGCACTCCGACCTATCAAGATGATGACATCCCTCCGCCTCTTCCTAAAAAGCTATTGGATGAAAACGAGAATGTGCAAAGTAAAGAAACGGAGGAAGAAAAACAGGAGCTAGAGAGTGGAGCATGCACAGATGACAAG AGACAGAGTTGCATATCCTACAAATCTCGGGAAGAGGACCCTTGCCTGACCGAAGATGAT ATTTCTGCCATGTATTCAAGAGTGTCTAGAACCGGACAATCTCTGAGACTTCAGGAAGACCTCTCCCATTATTCCTATATCCAAGATGTTGAGATCTCGCCAACGGCCTGTAATGGAACATACGCAACAGTCAGAGACCTCGATAAAAGCCCAAACCTTATTGGCTTACCACCGTCAATGGACATAATAAACGGTGGGCCTGACCCCGAGTATGAAGCCATTGCTACTTTAAGCCATGAAGAGGACAGGACTATTCCTTTCTCCCAGTCTTGTCAGGGGGTTCTCCAACATGCTGAAAGCGACTATGAAAGTATCGGGGACCTACAACAAAATGGAGACTACACTAGACTTTGA